The stretch of DNA TACAAATATAAGCAACATGCCTGTATGAGGGCGAGCTCGTCATTGCTTTCTCACATACAAGGGTTTCAGTGACGAAGGAGTATTCATGGCGCGTTTGATCATCGTTTCCAATAGACTACCTATGTCTTTGCACGCAAAAGCAGATGGCACATACGCCCTGAGCCAGAATGTTGGCGGCCTTGCCACGGCCATCGGCCCCTACCACAAGTCCCACAACGATTGCCTGTGGGTCGGCTGGAGCGGCATCAATCCCCAAACCCGCAGCAAAGCCGAGATCGACAAGATCAGCGACGAATTTGTCAATAATCGTTGTATTCCGGTTTTCCTCGACCAAAGGGAGATCGACGGTTACTACGCCGGTTATTCCAACGATACGTTGTGGCCGCTGTTCCACGATTTCGCGCACGAGGCCAAATTCGATTCGTCTACGTGGAAGATCTATCAGGAGGTCAACCAGAAATTCGCCGACGCTATCGCCGAGCTGGTTAATCCCGACGACACCGTATGGATTCAGGACTATCACCTCATGCTCCTGCCGGCCATGTTGCGCTCGCGTTTCCCCAAGCTTAAAATCGGCTGGTTCCTTCATATTCCGTTCCCGAGCCCCGAGATATTCCACCAGCTTCCCAACGGCAAGGAGCTTTTGGAAGGTTTGATGGGTGCCGATCTGCTCGGTTTCCATACCGAGGATTTCTGCATGAATTTCCTTGCCTCGGTACGCGCGTTGCTGCATGTCGAAGTCGATAAGGACGGCCGCATCCCGGTTCAGAGCGGCGAGACTCAACGATTCGTCACCGTGGACGCCTTCCCCATCGGCATCGATTATGGCCTCTACCGCCGCAACGCCCATTCCAGCCTTGCGCAGGCCATGCGCCACGGCATCGAGGCCGTCAGCGGCAAACGTACGAGGCGTTTGAGCACTTCTCTTACCGCAGAATCCGAAGCTGCCGCCGAAGTCAGCGAGAATTGGAGCGCCTATACCGAAGACGATCTCTCCGAGGTCAAGCTGGCGCAGTCCGCGGCGGCCAAGCGCGGTACCAAAGACAACAAGGTCGTCGTCTCCGTTGATCGCCTCGATTACACGAAGGGCCTTCCGGAGCGTCTGCGCGCCTTCGCCCTGATGCTCAGCCGCTACCCGGAATGGGTCGGCCATGTCACGTATTACCTGCTGGCCACGCCCTCGCGTGAAGATGTCGAAACATATCGCCAGCTCAAGAATCAGGTCGATCAGCTCGTCGGCGAGATCAACGGCAAATATTCGCTGCTTTCGTGGACGCCTATCCATTACATCACCCGTTCCCTGCCGATCAAGCCGGTTTGCGGCATCTATACCGCGGGCGACGTGGCGCTGGTCACCCCGCTTCGCGACGGCATGAACCTGGTCGCCAAGGAATACCTGGCTTCGCGCGACGGCTCCGACGGTGCGTTGGTGCTTTCCGACGAGTGCGGCGCGGCCCGCGAGCTGACGGATGCGTTCATCGTCAATCCTTACGACATCGAAGCGGTCTGCGAGGCCCTGCACTCGGCCTTGGAGATCGGCTCGGGCGAGGCCAAGCGCCGCAACGCCGCCATGCAGGCCAGGCTCAAGTATCGCACCGCTGGCCTGTGGAGCGCCGAGTTCCTGAGCACGTTGCGTCAGGTCAGCGACCCGCGCATGGCCGACCGCCGCCTGCAGAGCGCCCAGCGCGACCGCTTGGTTCACGAATGGGGTGTTTCCAAGCACAAGTTGGTGTTGTGCGATTACGACGGCACCTTGACGCAGATCGTCCGTACGCCCGGCCGCGCAAAGCCGACGCGACGCCTGCGTGATTTGCTGCGTGAAGTCGGCTCCATTCCCGATGTCGATCTGTATCTTGTTTCCGGCCGTATGCGCGAGACGATGGACGAATGGTTCGGCGATTTGCCGGTTGGTCTCATCGCCGAACACGGTGCGTGGCACAGCAAGCCGCTTGGGGACGGCACCGCCAAATCCGCAGACGGCAAGACGGTTGAGCCCAAGCGTTACTGGCGTCGTGCCAGTGATCTTCCCGACCCCGACGAATGGCGCCCGATCATCGAGACCATTATGAACAAGTTCGTCTCCCGTGTTCCGCAGTCGTTCATCGAATACAAGTCCACGGATTTGGCTTGGCATTATCGTATGAGCGACCCGAAGCTTGCCAAGGAGCAGCGTGAGCGTCTGGTGACGGAGCTGCAGAAGGTCTGCCCGCAGTACGGCCTGATGGTCATGCGCAACGCCAAGGTCATCGAGGTTTGCCCGGCCAACGTCAGCAAGGGCGAGTCCGTCAAGCCGTTGCTGGATAGCGGCCGTTACGATTTCGCGCTTGCGTTGGGCGACGATACCACCGACGAGACCATGTTCGCCGCCGTCTCCAGTTGTGATTCCGCTCGTGATGGTGAGAATTTGCTCGATGAGCGCGATGTCGAGAACGTTGGTGTGTCCAAGACGGCCGATTCCGCGCAGACCTCAGCCGCAGATGGCGGCGCAGCGTCTGAAGCCGATGGCTCGAAGCCTGCGAAGAAGTCCGCAAAGCCTTCCGTTGCGTGGACCATCAAGGTCGGCGCCGGAGATACGAACGCCCGTTCGCGCATTGCCACCCCGACCGATACGGCCCGCCTGCTGGGCTACCTGGTAGCCGAGTCCGAGGCCGTAGCCGCCGGCACCGCTCCTGATGAAGTTCCCGAGGCTCCCAAGTCCAAGCCCAAGACGAAGCGCGCGTCAAAGTCCAAAGCCAAGTCAAAGACTTCCGCCAAGTCTAAGGCCAAGGCCGCTTCAAAGTCCCAAAAGTAGTATTCGTATTTTGGAACATTGAGCTGGATGCCGCGCGGCGCGGCCGTAGAATCGGCGTATGAAACAAGTTGACGTTGTCAAAGCGCTGCAGCACGATCATGCGGCCGAGTTGAAGAAGGCCGCCGAAAGACTGAAAGGGACCGCGCGCCATACGCGTATTATCCCTTCGCCCGCCCTTTCCGAGGCCACGGGCCACGAGGTTCTTCTGAAGCCGGAGAACCTTCAGGTCACGGGTTCCTTCAAGATTCGCGGCGCGTACAACAAAATCGCCTCGCTGTCAGACGAGGAGTTGGACAGGGGCATCGTCACGGCCTCGGCCGGCAACCACGCGCAGGGTGTCGCCTACGCGGCCCGCGAGCGCGGCGCGAAAGCGACGATCGTCATGCCCGAGAGCACTCCGCCGCTGAAGGTCGACGCGACGAAGTCCTACGGAGCCGACGTCGTCCTGCACGGCAATCTCTTCGACGACGCGGCCGAATACGCCTCCGAGCTTTCCGAGCGCGACGGCCTGGTCTACGTCCGTCCGTTCGACGATTACGAGGTGCTTTGCGGCCAGGGCACCATCGGCTTGGAGATCCTCGAGGACGTCCCGAACGTCACCGACGTCGTCGTTCCCTTGGGTGGGGGCGGCCTGGGCTCAGGTGTGGCGCTCGCCATCAAGACGTTCAAGCCGGAGGTTCGCGTCATCGGCGCGATTCCGGAGGGCTCGCCCGCTTTCAAGAATTCGTTCGCGGCCGGCATGGTCGTTCCGGCCGATAAGGTGGTCACTTCCGCCGAAGGCGTCGCGGTCGGCCATCCCGGCGATCTCACTTTCGCGATTTTGAACGAATACCTTGATGATCTGATCACCGTCACCGAACGCGACATCAACGAGATGATCCTTCTGATGATGGAGAAGCACAAGCTCGTGGTCGAGGCCGCCGGCGCCGTTTCGCTGGCCGCGCTTGAGCACCTGAGCCTGCGCTCGCGGGTTTTCGCCTCGGCCAAGGGCAAGCACGTCATCGTTCCGATCATTTCCGGCGGCAACATTGACACGGTCACCATCGGCGCCGTCATACAAAAAGGCATGATCGCCCGCGGCCGCATCATGAACTTCGAGGTCGAGCTGCCCGATACCCCCGGCCAGCTGGTCAAGGTCGCGCAGGTGCTCGCCGAGGCCCGCGCCAACGTCATCGAGCTCAACCACGACCAGTTCAAGGCTTCCAGCCACTATACGGATTCCGTCTCATTGGGCGTCACCGTCGAAACGAACGGCCCCGACCACATTGCCCAGGTCTTGAAGGCCCTTAAAGAAGCCGGTTTCGACCCGAAGCGCATCTACTGACCGAGTTTCCGCCCAGCTGAGTTTCGTTCGCCCGCGTCCATATTTGCGCTTTGCGGTCGTTTTGCGGCGCATTTACAGTTTTTCAGTCGCATTTCGGTCGCGAATCGGCCGCGTGCGACCGATAACGCGACCGCAAGCGACCGATAAATATTCCTTGGCATCAAGGTAGGGAAGCGGGAAGAAGTACAAAAATACGTTGCATCCTGAGGCCCGGTTTGCGACAGTTTTGAGCGCGGATGGCGCTTCAATGGGAAACCGTCACAGAAATATCACGCAATATTGTGCAAAAATTCCGAAATGTTTGATTTAATAAATGAATCTGTCGGACACGGGCAAGAACGGCTTAGTTTGAGGCGTGTCGTGCTTTTTGTCACAAATATCAACGGTGTAATTTAATCTGCTTAGACAAATATGCATCAAACAATAAACTGCAATATTTTCAACAGTATAACATTTTTATTAAAACCTTTGACGTTTTAAAATTAGATTTTAAAAATGACGGAATATCAACGATTTAGGCGTTTGAAGCCGCGTCAAACGGTGTTATGTCTGGATTTTATTGTCCCTTGCGATGGATTAAATAATAATAAAGTATGCGTATTGTCATACCTTTCTTTGGATTGATGTGACAAGCAGCAGTCGTGCCGAGCCGATGCAGTAGCGGTCCGACAGCGGTGCCGAAGCCGCAGAGTAGTTGTGCGGTGCGCAGTTTCGGCGTCGTAGCAGTTGAGCAGTTAGCAGTACGAGCAGTTGAGCAGTGAAGCAGTAAGCGGAGCGTGCGGTTGGCCCCGTGGCAGTTTGTAGTTGCAGTTGAGAAGTTGCGGTTAGAAGTGAAAAAGATTGGGAGGCAGCCCATGTCTGACGTCGAAGGTGTGTCGCGCGACAAGCAGGTGCATGGTGACGACGGCAAGGTTGTCCCCGGTCAGGGTAGAGGTGCGGCCATGTCTGGAGAGAAGAAGTCGTTGAGCGGGGACGACTATGCGTTCAAAAAGGCTGAAACGAAACATTCCGGCAAGGCCAAGCGCCACATCCTTGATTATTGGTGCCATTTGGACAGCAAAGACGGCGACGATGTGGAGTCGATCAAGCTGAGGAACCGCGTGCGCGGCGCGAAGGCCGCCGAGGGCGACGTGCAGAAGAAGGGTCTCGGAGACCGTCTTTACGCCATGATTTTGGGACCTCCGGCAGTTGCCGAAGAAATCACCAACGCTAACGAAAAAATGACCACGACACCAGATATGCACACTGGCCGTATCGGCAACGATGCCGAAGGGACTTTCACGAAAGCGGCTGCAACGGAGCAGCGAAGCAACACGAAGATTCCGAAAACGGGATCCGGTATGAAACCGAAACCTCAATCTGTAATACAAGATATATCGAACAATTCTTTGAATGAAGTCGTCTCGGATTTAAACAGCAGTGAAAGTGACAGGGGCATGAACGCCACGGATATGAACAGCATCGATAAGGGCTCCACGCACGCTTCAGGTGCATCGGGCACCAAGCCGAGTATGGCGCGTCTGGGGAAGGCGGTGTCCGGCTGGTTCGCGCGCGTCGGCGCCACCGTGATGGGCTGGTTCGGCCGAGGCTCGAAGTCCGATTCGCACTCGAAGTATGCCCGCAGACTGGGCCTCTTCGGCAACCTGGTGTGCATTGTGGCCGCCGCGTCCATGGCGTTGCCGGGCATGGCTTCGGCCACCGAGGTGGAGCAGAACGGCGGGCCCGACGCGGTGCAGGCGCAGGCCGACGCGATGCGTAAGCAGCAGAAGCAGCAGCAGGAGCAGCAGGCTCAGCAGGCGAATAACCAGATTTCCGGGCTCACCAAGGTCATGGTCGACAAGAACGGCAAGGTCACGCAGGTGCCGATGAACGCCAGCGAGCAGCAGCAGGCGGCCAAGGCCGTCAATGCGCAATCCGGCAAGTCTGCCAAGGCTACTAAATCCACGAAGTCAGCCAAGGTAGCGAAGGCCGGTCAGAAGCCTTCGGCGCAGTCGGGCAACGGCCCGGCGTTGAAGACGATGCTTGGCTACACCAACAAGGTGCAGGGCGGCAAAGGCCAGACCGCGTACTTCAGCTACGACTTCATCATGACCGTGCCCAAGGGCCAGGTCACCACCCAGATGCTCAGCGATCGGAGCCTGACCAAAGACGGCGAGACTCCCGCTCCCAGCAATCCGTTGGCGAGCAAGCCCACGGTCTCCACGAAACTACGATTCATTGTGCAGACCCACGTTGCGGCCACCCCATGGTGGTCTTTGCCGTATGTGAGCATGATTCCCGATGGCGCCGGCTCGGAGCAGAAGGGCGCCATGAACTACGCCAACTGCAAGAACGGCTGGACCATCCAGAAGACCATCGATGACAAGGAAGATTCCTCGCTCACCGATCTGTATGTGAGCCTGAAATACACGATTGCGGCTGCGGATGACAATACGGTTGCCTTGACCGATGTCACGCCGAAAACGACCGAGGGCGGCACCTCGGTGTCGAACAAGATTTTGGCCTACATGGGGGCAGGCGACGCGATTACCGCGCCTTCCGACAACAACCTCTTCCCTGATACGCAAGAACTGCGCGACGATGCTACGGTTCCCACCGATGCTCCCGCTGCTGGTCTTGACGGCGATGCGCTGCTGAGCGGTCACCCCGATGTGGTCGCCAACATGGCTTCTGGCCCGGTGAGCGTGTATTTCAACGGCCAAAATGGACCGAGTGCGACGCATAATGAGAAAGGCATTAATGCAGCAACATCAGGCTATATCGCATATGGGGCATGGGGAAGAGTCGCCGCTTATAATTCTCCTTCCATAAAAGATGCAAAAGAAAATTTTGGATTCGGATTGGGCCTGACTGGAGGAATGCCTGGGTTGCAAGGCGGCAAAGGCGAGTACGCTATTGGCGGTAATGACAGAAGGTGGGACTCTTGGGGTGTATATCGGTATTACGATGAGGGCGATTTTGATTTAGCTGCTTCGGCTTGGACCACTAACCCCGCGAAGCCAGGCATTGCACCACCTGCTTCTTTTAACTTTGTTTGGAACGCAGGTGATTCTGTAGCCGTAAAATCGGTATATTATCAATGGATGGGACTAAAAGACGGAAAATGGGTTCCCGTTACGTCTTTAACGAAGAAGCCCAGTCAAATCGAGTTTAATCATGATTTCACCATGGTGCCATTCTATAATCATATCGGTCATTTTGCTGCAGCTGATCATAGTGCCCGTTATTGGGGATGCTGGTCCAGATTAAGTTGTGATTATACGGCAGGCCATTTTACGCGGACCGCTACAGGAGACTATGATTTATCTTCTCCTGGCCCCGCTCAGAACTCTGATGGCTCCATCGACTTTGGTAAAGCAACTGCTGACCAAGGGCTTGACGGCTACTTCAAACTGGTAACATGGCCTGGTACCGGTCGTAGCTCTGATCCGGTCAATTCGTCGGTACAAATCACTGACGGTATGAGCCAGTCCCAGATGCAGGATCTTATCAATAAAGGTTGGGTTGCCGGCACCGCCTTCTATGATCAGGATCGCACGCTCGATAAGCCGACCATCACTTCCCCGGTGGACAGTACCGCTGAAGTCAAGACGAATGTCGTGTATAACACCACCGTTACCGGGCCGAGCAATCAGGCCGGCAATTGGGAGCTGTGGGCTGAGGACCCGAAGCATCCATGGGGTGCCAAGGGCAGCGCCACCGATCCCGAGAAGATGATTGCGGCTTGCGACGACGAAAACAAGGAATCCGATGGCGAGATGCCGGTTGATGCGGATGGCAATCCGAAGACGGAAGATGTCAAGGGCAGAGCTGGGTGCAAGGTCTACCGTTCGTCGACCACGACGACGACTGGTTCCGATGACGCGTATACGTTCCTGGACAAGGGCGCGAACTCGCAGTTCACAACCCGTCGCGACGGCACGCGTCGCTACATCGTGCGTGTGAATCACAACGGCAAGCAGTGGCTCTACACCGACCCGATTACGGTGCATGTCACCGACGCCATACCTTCGATTGATTCTCCGAAGCACGGGGAAGGCAAGACCGGCACTTACAACACTTACAGCACGCCATTGAGCGGCAAGGGTGTGCCTGGATCCACCGTCACCATCCTGCGTACCACCGAGCGTCGCATCACCGATGCCGATGGCGACAAGACCGATGATTCCGATGCGGCTTTCACGGCCGCCAATCGTGACCCGAACAGCAGTGATCTCAACGCCACATGGAACGTCGATGGCGTGGATGCCGAAGGCGAGGACGAAGGCAACAAGGGCCCGGCCGAAGAAGCCGGAGGCCAGATGCTGCCTGAACCCGCTTCACCGTTGGTCAAGTCCAAAGCGGCATTCGCCGCACCGGCAAGTGCCGTTTCCGGGGAGAACTCTGCCCAAAATCAGGGTGCCGCTGCCAAAACGGTGAGTGTCACCATGGGCAAGGATCTGAAGGCCAAGGATGAGTCCGGCGTTTTCAATGATGCTGCAACCCTCTCCGCCGCGCCCAAGGCTGGCTTTTTCTCCACTGTGAAGAAGAAAGTGCTTTCCCTCTTCGGTGCCAAGTCGGCGCAGACCCGTGGCGCCCCCACCTTCCACACCGAAGTGCTCGGCACCGCCACCGTCGAGGGCGATCCCACCGCTCCTGACACGACAGGCACATGGACATTTACCGACAAGCAGGGCAAGACCCGCTATGAGGACGGCCAGCGCTGGTATTGGGTGCGCACCACTTACAAGAACGGCGACGTGGACACCGAACAACACCACGCCAACTCCCGTTCCAACTATTCTTTGATGAGTTCTATCGTCCCAAAGTATTACATTCCTTCCATCGACACTGCCGATGGCACCAAGTTCGACTGGGGTAACGGCACCACCGGTCCGAAGCGCACCACCATCACCGGCCATGGCGTGCCTGGACAGTGGGTCGATCTCTATGAGACCGGCGACGAAAGCCATAAGCTCGCTGCAAAGGGTGAGACGGATCCGACCAAGTACACCGATCCCAACGCTCTTACCCCTAACCGGATGCATCCTGAGGATGTCGTCGCCACCACCGAACCAAACGCCGGTGATGATGTGCCCTCCACGTATGCCACACGCGTCGGTCGTACACAGGTCGGTAACGACGGCACTTGGACAATCAACGATGACGCCCAGGATGAGAGCGATACCGCCGACGGCCACTCGGCCGGCAACACCCGTGCCGAGGACGGCACCCGTTGGTACTTCGCACGTCAGGAGGTTATCGCTGATCCGGAGAACCCTGACACGACGACGGTGAAGACGCCTTACTCCAAGGCCATGCATACGGAAATGAACAATTTCACGCCGACCCTGACCGATGTGCTCACCGGCAAGGACCAGTCCAACAACGATGTGTATACACACTTCGATAACGGCATGCACGTCAAGGGTTGGAAGCAGACCATCAAGGGCCTCGGCGTGCCTGGCAGCACTGTGACGCTCTACGCGGCCGATCCCAGTCAGGCCAATGGTTTCGACGCTGGGTTGTCTGGCGACGACTCGAAGGTCCACCTCATCGAGGTGGGCAAAGGCCAGGTACAGGACGACAGCACATGGGTGGCCGTGGACTCCGGCAAGCACGCCAACACCCGTATCAAGGATGCCAACCGTGTCTACTATGCCAAGCAGACTCTGCCCGACAAAACCATCTCGCACTATTCTCCCGGCATGGCCGTGGTGATTGACGAGACGGTGGCTACCATTACCACTCCAGCCAGCGGCGACTCGGTGACCAATTGGCAGCGTAATCTCGCCGGCCGTGGTGTGCCCGGAGGCCACATCGACCTCTATTCCGTCAATCCGAAGGCTCCTTGCAAGGCCGA from Bifidobacterium sp. ESL0728 encodes:
- a CDS encoding bifunctional alpha,alpha-trehalose-phosphate synthase (UDP-forming)/trehalose-phosphatase; this translates as MARLIIVSNRLPMSLHAKADGTYALSQNVGGLATAIGPYHKSHNDCLWVGWSGINPQTRSKAEIDKISDEFVNNRCIPVFLDQREIDGYYAGYSNDTLWPLFHDFAHEAKFDSSTWKIYQEVNQKFADAIAELVNPDDTVWIQDYHLMLLPAMLRSRFPKLKIGWFLHIPFPSPEIFHQLPNGKELLEGLMGADLLGFHTEDFCMNFLASVRALLHVEVDKDGRIPVQSGETQRFVTVDAFPIGIDYGLYRRNAHSSLAQAMRHGIEAVSGKRTRRLSTSLTAESEAAAEVSENWSAYTEDDLSEVKLAQSAAAKRGTKDNKVVVSVDRLDYTKGLPERLRAFALMLSRYPEWVGHVTYYLLATPSREDVETYRQLKNQVDQLVGEINGKYSLLSWTPIHYITRSLPIKPVCGIYTAGDVALVTPLRDGMNLVAKEYLASRDGSDGALVLSDECGAARELTDAFIVNPYDIEAVCEALHSALEIGSGEAKRRNAAMQARLKYRTAGLWSAEFLSTLRQVSDPRMADRRLQSAQRDRLVHEWGVSKHKLVLCDYDGTLTQIVRTPGRAKPTRRLRDLLREVGSIPDVDLYLVSGRMRETMDEWFGDLPVGLIAEHGAWHSKPLGDGTAKSADGKTVEPKRYWRRASDLPDPDEWRPIIETIMNKFVSRVPQSFIEYKSTDLAWHYRMSDPKLAKEQRERLVTELQKVCPQYGLMVMRNAKVIEVCPANVSKGESVKPLLDSGRYDFALALGDDTTDETMFAAVSSCDSARDGENLLDERDVENVGVSKTADSAQTSAADGGAASEADGSKPAKKSAKPSVAWTIKVGAGDTNARSRIATPTDTARLLGYLVAESEAVAAGTAPDEVPEAPKSKPKTKRASKSKAKSKTSAKSKAKAASKSQK
- the ilvA gene encoding threonine ammonia-lyase codes for the protein MKQVDVVKALQHDHAAELKKAAERLKGTARHTRIIPSPALSEATGHEVLLKPENLQVTGSFKIRGAYNKIASLSDEELDRGIVTASAGNHAQGVAYAARERGAKATIVMPESTPPLKVDATKSYGADVVLHGNLFDDAAEYASELSERDGLVYVRPFDDYEVLCGQGTIGLEILEDVPNVTDVVVPLGGGGLGSGVALAIKTFKPEVRVIGAIPEGSPAFKNSFAAGMVVPADKVVTSAEGVAVGHPGDLTFAILNEYLDDLITVTERDINEMILLMMEKHKLVVEAAGAVSLAALEHLSLRSRVFASAKGKHVIVPIISGGNIDTVTIGAVIQKGMIARGRIMNFEVELPDTPGQLVKVAQVLAEARANVIELNHDQFKASSHYTDSVSLGVTVETNGPDHIAQVLKALKEAGFDPKRIY